A window of Lepus europaeus isolate LE1 chromosome 11, mLepTim1.pri, whole genome shotgun sequence contains these coding sequences:
- the AP1G2 gene encoding AP-1 complex subunit gamma-like 2 isoform X3: MVVTSLKLQDLIEEIRGAKTQAQEREVIQRECAHIRASFRDGDPAQRHRQLAKLLYVHMLGYPAHFGQMECLKLIASPRFTDKRVGYLGAMLLLDERHDAHLLITNSIKNDLSQGFHPVQGLALCTLSAMGSADMCRDLLPEVEKLLLEPSPYVRKKAILTAVHMIRKAPELSSVFLPPCTQLLQEHHHGILLTTMTLITELCERSPAALRHFRKVVPQLVQILRTLVTTGYSTEHSIAGVSDPFLQVQILRLLRILGRNHEESSEAMNDLLAQVATNTDTSRNAGSAILFETVLTIMDIHSAAGLRVLAVNILGRFLLNSDKNIRYVALTSLLRLVQSDHGAVQRHRPTVVECLQETDASLSRRALELSLALVNSSNVRAMMRELQAFLESCPPDLRADCASGILLAAERFAPSKRWHIDTILHVLTTAGTHVRDDAVANLIQLIGGARELHAYSVCRLYSALANDISQQPLVQVAAWCIGEYGDLLLEGNCEETEPLQVEEEEVLALLEKVLQSHLSLPATRAYALTALMKLSTRFRGDNNRIRQVVSIYGSCVDVELQQRAVEYNALFRKYDHMRAAILERMPLAERGDTQVEEEEEESNKAAQLSEAAAPVPTEPQASKLLDLLHLLDGSSGEAPCPPPQGPLPGGTLVHLLDLPCAPAPPAAIPDCKAFERDGVQLNLSFIRPPETPALLLITVTTTNSSGGDVTHFTCQAAVPKSLQLQLQAPSGDTVPAQSSLPITQLFRILNPNKAPLRLKLRLTYNHLGQSVQETFEVNNLPVETWQ, translated from the exons ATGGTGGTGACTTCGCTGAAGCTCCAGGATCTAATCGAGGAGATCCGTGGGGCCAAGACCCAGGCGCAGGAGCGGGAGGTGATCCAGAGGGAGTGCGCCCACATCCGGGCCTCCTTCCGCGACGGGGACCCTGCGCAGAGGCACCGCCAGCTGGCCAAGCTGCTGTACGTCCACATGTTGGGCTACCCCGCCCACTTTGGACAG ATGGAGTGTCTGAAATTGATCGCCTCCCCCAGATTCACAGACAAGAGGGTGGGCTACCTGGGGGCCATGCTTCTGTTGGATGAGAGGCACGATGCCCACCTACTCATTACCAACAGCATCAAGAA CGACCTGAGCCAGGGCTTTCATCCAGTACAAGGGCTGGCCCTGTGCACTCTGAGCGCCATGGGCTCCGCTGACATGTGCCGGGACCTGCTCCCAGAGGTGGAGAAGCTGCTGCTGGAGCCCAGCCCCTACGTGCGGAAGAAG GCTATCCTGACCGCAGTGCACATGATCCGGAAAGCCCCCGAGCTCTCTAGTGTCTTCCTCCCGCCCTGCACCCAACTGCTTCAAGAGCACCACCATG gcatCCTGCTGACCACCATGACACTGATCACTGAGCTCTGTGAACGAAGCCCTGCAGCCCTCAGGCACTTCCGAAag GTGGTGCCCCAACTGGTGCAAATCCTCCGGACCCTCGTGACCACAGGCTACTCCACAGAACACAGCATCGCTGGAGTCAGCGACCCCTTCCTGCAG GTGCAGATACTTCGTCTACTTCGCATTCTGGGCCGGAACCACGAGGAGAGCAGCGAGGCCATGAATGACTTGCTGGCCCAG GTGGCCACCAACACAGACACCAGCCGCAACGCGGGCAGCGCCATCCTGTTTGAGACAGTGCTCACCATCATGGACATCCATTCTGCAGCCGGCCTGCGG GTCCTAGCTGTCAACATTCTTGGCCGCTTCCTGCTCAACAGTGACAAGAACATTAG GTATGTGGCCCTGACGtcgctgctgcggctggtgcagtCCGACCATGGGGCTGTGCAGCGGCACCGGCCCACGGTGGTGGAGTGTCTGCAGGAAACCGACGCCTCCCTCAGCCG GCGGGCCCTGGAGCTGAGCTTGGCCCTGGTGAATAGCTCCAATGTGCGAGCCATGATGCGGGAGCTGCAGGCCTTCCTGGAGTCCTGCCCGCCTGATCTCCGGGCCGACTGTGCCTCGGGCATCCTGCTGGCTGCGGAAAG GTTCGCTCCAAGCAAACGGTGGCACATAGACACCATCCTGCACGTACTGACAACG GCAGGCACCCATGTGCGTGATGACGCAGTGGCCAACCTGATCCAGCTGATTGGGGGGGCCCGGGAGTTACACGCCTACTCAGTGTGCCGCCTCTACAGTGCCCTGGCAAATGATATCTCCCAG CAACCGCTGGTGCAAGTGGCAGCCTGGTGCATCGGGGAATACGGGGACCTCTTATTAGAGGGGAACTGCGAGGAAACTGAGCCCCTTCAG GTGGAAGAAGAGGAGGTGTTGGCACTGTTGGAAAAGGTGCTGCAGTCCCATCTGTCCCTGCCGGCCACCAGAGCCTACGCCCTCACGGCCCTCATGAAGCTCAGCACCCGGTTCCGCGGGGACAACAA CCGCATCCGCCAGGTGGTGTCCATCTACGGGAGCTGTGTGGACGTGGAGCTGCAGCAGCGGGCTGTGGAGTATAACGCGCTCTTCCGGAAGTACGACCACATGAG GGCTGCCATTCTTGAAAGGATGCCCCTGGCGGAGCGAGGCGACACTCAGGtcgaagaggaagaagaggaaagcaACAAGGCTGCCCAGCTTTCGGAAGCCGCAGCCCCTGTGCCCACGGAGCCCCAG GCCTCCAAGCTCTTGGATCTGCTGCACCTCCTGGACGGCTCTTCTGGGGAGGCCCCGTGCCCGCCCCCTCAGGGTCCCCTCCCGGGAGGCACCTTAGTACACCTCCTCGACcttccctgtgcacctgcaccccCAG CTGCCATCCCCGACTGCAAAGCGTTTGAGCGTGATGGGGTACAGCTGAACCTCTCTTTCATTCGACCACCTGAAACTCCCGCTTTGCTCCTGATCACCGTCACTACCACCAACTCCTCGGGGGGTGATGTCACCCATTTCACCTGCCAGGCTGCTGTGCCCAAG AGTTTGCAGCTGCAGCTGCAGGCCCCCAGTGGGGACACGGTTCCAGCTCAGAGCAGCCTGCCCATCACCCAGCTTTTCAGAATCCTCAATCCTAACAAG GCCCCCTTGCGGCTGAAGCTGCGCCTCACCTATAACCACCTTGGCCAGTCCGTCCAGGAGACCTTTGAGGTGAACAACTTGCCTGTGGAGACCTGGCAGTAA
- the AP1G2 gene encoding AP-1 complex subunit gamma-like 2 isoform X1 encodes MVVTSLKLQDLIEEIRGAKTQAQEREVIQRECAHIRASFRDGDPAQRHRQLAKLLYVHMLGYPAHFGQMECLKLIASPRFTDKRVGYLGAMLLLDERHDAHLLITNSIKNDLSQGFHPVQGLALCTLSAMGSADMCRDLLPEVEKLLLEPSPYVRKKAILTAVHMIRKAPELSSVFLPPCTQLLQEHHHGILLTTMTLITELCERSPAALRHFRKVVPQLVQILRTLVTTGYSTEHSIAGVSDPFLQPRAPFSRLSSAFQPLIQPQVQILRLLRILGRNHEESSEAMNDLLAQVATNTDTSRNAGSAILFETVLTIMDIHSAAGLRVLAVNILGRFLLNSDKNIRYVALTSLLRLVQSDHGAVQRHRPTVVECLQETDASLSRRALELSLALVNSSNVRAMMRELQAFLESCPPDLRADCASGILLAAERFAPSKRWHIDTILHVLTTAGTHVRDDAVANLIQLIGGARELHAYSVCRLYSALANDISQQPLVQVAAWCIGEYGDLLLEGNCEETEPLQVEEEEVLALLEKVLQSHLSLPATRAYALTALMKLSTRFRGDNNRIRQVVSIYGSCVDVELQQRAVEYNALFRKYDHMRAAILERMPLAERGDTQVEEEEEESNKAAQLSEAAAPVPTEPQASKLLDLLHLLDGSSGEAPCPPPQGPLPGGTLVHLLDLPCAPAPPAAIPDCKAFERDGVQLNLSFIRPPETPALLLITVTTTNSSGGDVTHFTCQAAVPKSLQLQLQAPSGDTVPAQSSLPITQLFRILNPNKAPLRLKLRLTYNHLGQSVQETFEVNNLPVETWQ; translated from the exons ATGGTGGTGACTTCGCTGAAGCTCCAGGATCTAATCGAGGAGATCCGTGGGGCCAAGACCCAGGCGCAGGAGCGGGAGGTGATCCAGAGGGAGTGCGCCCACATCCGGGCCTCCTTCCGCGACGGGGACCCTGCGCAGAGGCACCGCCAGCTGGCCAAGCTGCTGTACGTCCACATGTTGGGCTACCCCGCCCACTTTGGACAG ATGGAGTGTCTGAAATTGATCGCCTCCCCCAGATTCACAGACAAGAGGGTGGGCTACCTGGGGGCCATGCTTCTGTTGGATGAGAGGCACGATGCCCACCTACTCATTACCAACAGCATCAAGAA CGACCTGAGCCAGGGCTTTCATCCAGTACAAGGGCTGGCCCTGTGCACTCTGAGCGCCATGGGCTCCGCTGACATGTGCCGGGACCTGCTCCCAGAGGTGGAGAAGCTGCTGCTGGAGCCCAGCCCCTACGTGCGGAAGAAG GCTATCCTGACCGCAGTGCACATGATCCGGAAAGCCCCCGAGCTCTCTAGTGTCTTCCTCCCGCCCTGCACCCAACTGCTTCAAGAGCACCACCATG gcatCCTGCTGACCACCATGACACTGATCACTGAGCTCTGTGAACGAAGCCCTGCAGCCCTCAGGCACTTCCGAAag GTGGTGCCCCAACTGGTGCAAATCCTCCGGACCCTCGTGACCACAGGCTACTCCACAGAACACAGCATCGCTGGAGTCAGCGACCCCTTCCTGCAG CCCCGTGCCCCTTTCTCTAggctctcttctgcctttcaaccTTTAATCCAACCACAGGTGCAGATACTTCGTCTACTTCGCATTCTGGGCCGGAACCACGAGGAGAGCAGCGAGGCCATGAATGACTTGCTGGCCCAG GTGGCCACCAACACAGACACCAGCCGCAACGCGGGCAGCGCCATCCTGTTTGAGACAGTGCTCACCATCATGGACATCCATTCTGCAGCCGGCCTGCGG GTCCTAGCTGTCAACATTCTTGGCCGCTTCCTGCTCAACAGTGACAAGAACATTAG GTATGTGGCCCTGACGtcgctgctgcggctggtgcagtCCGACCATGGGGCTGTGCAGCGGCACCGGCCCACGGTGGTGGAGTGTCTGCAGGAAACCGACGCCTCCCTCAGCCG GCGGGCCCTGGAGCTGAGCTTGGCCCTGGTGAATAGCTCCAATGTGCGAGCCATGATGCGGGAGCTGCAGGCCTTCCTGGAGTCCTGCCCGCCTGATCTCCGGGCCGACTGTGCCTCGGGCATCCTGCTGGCTGCGGAAAG GTTCGCTCCAAGCAAACGGTGGCACATAGACACCATCCTGCACGTACTGACAACG GCAGGCACCCATGTGCGTGATGACGCAGTGGCCAACCTGATCCAGCTGATTGGGGGGGCCCGGGAGTTACACGCCTACTCAGTGTGCCGCCTCTACAGTGCCCTGGCAAATGATATCTCCCAG CAACCGCTGGTGCAAGTGGCAGCCTGGTGCATCGGGGAATACGGGGACCTCTTATTAGAGGGGAACTGCGAGGAAACTGAGCCCCTTCAG GTGGAAGAAGAGGAGGTGTTGGCACTGTTGGAAAAGGTGCTGCAGTCCCATCTGTCCCTGCCGGCCACCAGAGCCTACGCCCTCACGGCCCTCATGAAGCTCAGCACCCGGTTCCGCGGGGACAACAA CCGCATCCGCCAGGTGGTGTCCATCTACGGGAGCTGTGTGGACGTGGAGCTGCAGCAGCGGGCTGTGGAGTATAACGCGCTCTTCCGGAAGTACGACCACATGAG GGCTGCCATTCTTGAAAGGATGCCCCTGGCGGAGCGAGGCGACACTCAGGtcgaagaggaagaagaggaaagcaACAAGGCTGCCCAGCTTTCGGAAGCCGCAGCCCCTGTGCCCACGGAGCCCCAG GCCTCCAAGCTCTTGGATCTGCTGCACCTCCTGGACGGCTCTTCTGGGGAGGCCCCGTGCCCGCCCCCTCAGGGTCCCCTCCCGGGAGGCACCTTAGTACACCTCCTCGACcttccctgtgcacctgcaccccCAG CTGCCATCCCCGACTGCAAAGCGTTTGAGCGTGATGGGGTACAGCTGAACCTCTCTTTCATTCGACCACCTGAAACTCCCGCTTTGCTCCTGATCACCGTCACTACCACCAACTCCTCGGGGGGTGATGTCACCCATTTCACCTGCCAGGCTGCTGTGCCCAAG AGTTTGCAGCTGCAGCTGCAGGCCCCCAGTGGGGACACGGTTCCAGCTCAGAGCAGCCTGCCCATCACCCAGCTTTTCAGAATCCTCAATCCTAACAAG GCCCCCTTGCGGCTGAAGCTGCGCCTCACCTATAACCACCTTGGCCAGTCCGTCCAGGAGACCTTTGAGGTGAACAACTTGCCTGTGGAGACCTGGCAGTAA
- the AP1G2 gene encoding AP-1 complex subunit gamma-like 2 isoform X2, producing MVVTSLKLQDLIEEIRGAKTQAQEREVIQRECAHIRASFRDGDPAQRHRQLAKLLYVHMLGYPAHFGQMECLKLIASPRFTDKRVGYLGAMLLLDERHDAHLLITNSIKNDLSQGFHPVQGLALCTLSAMGSADMCRDLLPEVEKLLLEPSPYVRKKAILTAVHMIRKAPELSSVFLPPCTQLLQEHHHGILLTTMTLITELCERSPAALRHFRKVVPQLVQILRTLVTTGYSTEHSIAGVSDPFLQPRAPFSRLSSAFQPLIQPQVQILRLLRILGRNHEESSEAMNDLLAQVATNTDTSRNAGSAILFETVLTIMDIHSAAGLRVLAVNILGRFLLNSDKNIRYVALTSLLRLVQSDHGAVQRHRPTVVECLQETDASLSRRALELSLALVNSSNVRAMMRELQAFLESCPPDLRADCASGILLAAERFAPSKRWHIDTILHVLTTAGTHVRDDAVANLIQLIGGARELHAYSVCRLYSALANDISQQPLVQVAAWCIGEYGDLLLEGNCEETEPLQVEEEEVLALLEKVLQSHLSLPATRAYALTALMKLSTRFRGDNNRIRQVVSIYGSCVDVELQQRAVEYNALFRKYDHMRMPLAERGDTQVEEEEEESNKAAQLSEAAAPVPTEPQASKLLDLLHLLDGSSGEAPCPPPQGPLPGGTLVHLLDLPCAPAPPAAIPDCKAFERDGVQLNLSFIRPPETPALLLITVTTTNSSGGDVTHFTCQAAVPKSLQLQLQAPSGDTVPAQSSLPITQLFRILNPNKAPLRLKLRLTYNHLGQSVQETFEVNNLPVETWQ from the exons ATGGTGGTGACTTCGCTGAAGCTCCAGGATCTAATCGAGGAGATCCGTGGGGCCAAGACCCAGGCGCAGGAGCGGGAGGTGATCCAGAGGGAGTGCGCCCACATCCGGGCCTCCTTCCGCGACGGGGACCCTGCGCAGAGGCACCGCCAGCTGGCCAAGCTGCTGTACGTCCACATGTTGGGCTACCCCGCCCACTTTGGACAG ATGGAGTGTCTGAAATTGATCGCCTCCCCCAGATTCACAGACAAGAGGGTGGGCTACCTGGGGGCCATGCTTCTGTTGGATGAGAGGCACGATGCCCACCTACTCATTACCAACAGCATCAAGAA CGACCTGAGCCAGGGCTTTCATCCAGTACAAGGGCTGGCCCTGTGCACTCTGAGCGCCATGGGCTCCGCTGACATGTGCCGGGACCTGCTCCCAGAGGTGGAGAAGCTGCTGCTGGAGCCCAGCCCCTACGTGCGGAAGAAG GCTATCCTGACCGCAGTGCACATGATCCGGAAAGCCCCCGAGCTCTCTAGTGTCTTCCTCCCGCCCTGCACCCAACTGCTTCAAGAGCACCACCATG gcatCCTGCTGACCACCATGACACTGATCACTGAGCTCTGTGAACGAAGCCCTGCAGCCCTCAGGCACTTCCGAAag GTGGTGCCCCAACTGGTGCAAATCCTCCGGACCCTCGTGACCACAGGCTACTCCACAGAACACAGCATCGCTGGAGTCAGCGACCCCTTCCTGCAG CCCCGTGCCCCTTTCTCTAggctctcttctgcctttcaaccTTTAATCCAACCACAGGTGCAGATACTTCGTCTACTTCGCATTCTGGGCCGGAACCACGAGGAGAGCAGCGAGGCCATGAATGACTTGCTGGCCCAG GTGGCCACCAACACAGACACCAGCCGCAACGCGGGCAGCGCCATCCTGTTTGAGACAGTGCTCACCATCATGGACATCCATTCTGCAGCCGGCCTGCGG GTCCTAGCTGTCAACATTCTTGGCCGCTTCCTGCTCAACAGTGACAAGAACATTAG GTATGTGGCCCTGACGtcgctgctgcggctggtgcagtCCGACCATGGGGCTGTGCAGCGGCACCGGCCCACGGTGGTGGAGTGTCTGCAGGAAACCGACGCCTCCCTCAGCCG GCGGGCCCTGGAGCTGAGCTTGGCCCTGGTGAATAGCTCCAATGTGCGAGCCATGATGCGGGAGCTGCAGGCCTTCCTGGAGTCCTGCCCGCCTGATCTCCGGGCCGACTGTGCCTCGGGCATCCTGCTGGCTGCGGAAAG GTTCGCTCCAAGCAAACGGTGGCACATAGACACCATCCTGCACGTACTGACAACG GCAGGCACCCATGTGCGTGATGACGCAGTGGCCAACCTGATCCAGCTGATTGGGGGGGCCCGGGAGTTACACGCCTACTCAGTGTGCCGCCTCTACAGTGCCCTGGCAAATGATATCTCCCAG CAACCGCTGGTGCAAGTGGCAGCCTGGTGCATCGGGGAATACGGGGACCTCTTATTAGAGGGGAACTGCGAGGAAACTGAGCCCCTTCAG GTGGAAGAAGAGGAGGTGTTGGCACTGTTGGAAAAGGTGCTGCAGTCCCATCTGTCCCTGCCGGCCACCAGAGCCTACGCCCTCACGGCCCTCATGAAGCTCAGCACCCGGTTCCGCGGGGACAACAA CCGCATCCGCCAGGTGGTGTCCATCTACGGGAGCTGTGTGGACGTGGAGCTGCAGCAGCGGGCTGTGGAGTATAACGCGCTCTTCCGGAAGTACGACCACATGAG GATGCCCCTGGCGGAGCGAGGCGACACTCAGGtcgaagaggaagaagaggaaagcaACAAGGCTGCCCAGCTTTCGGAAGCCGCAGCCCCTGTGCCCACGGAGCCCCAG GCCTCCAAGCTCTTGGATCTGCTGCACCTCCTGGACGGCTCTTCTGGGGAGGCCCCGTGCCCGCCCCCTCAGGGTCCCCTCCCGGGAGGCACCTTAGTACACCTCCTCGACcttccctgtgcacctgcaccccCAG CTGCCATCCCCGACTGCAAAGCGTTTGAGCGTGATGGGGTACAGCTGAACCTCTCTTTCATTCGACCACCTGAAACTCCCGCTTTGCTCCTGATCACCGTCACTACCACCAACTCCTCGGGGGGTGATGTCACCCATTTCACCTGCCAGGCTGCTGTGCCCAAG AGTTTGCAGCTGCAGCTGCAGGCCCCCAGTGGGGACACGGTTCCAGCTCAGAGCAGCCTGCCCATCACCCAGCTTTTCAGAATCCTCAATCCTAACAAG GCCCCCTTGCGGCTGAAGCTGCGCCTCACCTATAACCACCTTGGCCAGTCCGTCCAGGAGACCTTTGAGGTGAACAACTTGCCTGTGGAGACCTGGCAGTAA
- the AP1G2 gene encoding AP-1 complex subunit gamma-like 2 isoform X5: MVVTSLKLQDLIEEIRGAKTQAQEREVIQRECAHIRASFRDGDPAQRHRQLAKLLYVHMLGYPAHFGQMECLKLIASPRFTDKRVGYLGAMLLLDERHDAHLLITNSIKNDLSQGFHPVQGLALCTLSAMGSADMCRDLLPEVEKLLLEPSPYVRKKAILTAVHMIRKAPELSSVFLPPCTQLLQEHHHGILLTTMTLITELCERSPAALRHFRKVVPQLVQILRTLVTTGYSTEHSIAGVSDPFLQPRAPFSRLSSAFQPLIQPQVQILRLLRILGRNHEESSEAMNDLLAQVATNTDTSRNAGSAILFETVLTIMDIHSAAGLRVLAVNILGRFLLNSDKNIRYVALTSLLRLVQSDHGAVQRHRPTVVECLQETDASLSRRALELSLALVNSSNVRAMMRELQAFLESCPPDLRADCASGILLAAERFAPSKRWHIDTILHVLTTAGTHVRDDAVANLIQLIGGARELHAYSVCRLYSALANDISQQPLVQVAAWCIGEYGDLLLEGNCEETEPLQVEEEEVLALLEKVLQSHLSLPATRAYALTALMKLSTRFRGDNNRIRQVVSIYGSCVDVELQQRAVEYNALFRKYDHMRAAILERMPLAERGDTQVEEEEEESNKAAQLSEAAAPVPTEPQLPSPTAKRLSVMGYS, translated from the exons ATGGTGGTGACTTCGCTGAAGCTCCAGGATCTAATCGAGGAGATCCGTGGGGCCAAGACCCAGGCGCAGGAGCGGGAGGTGATCCAGAGGGAGTGCGCCCACATCCGGGCCTCCTTCCGCGACGGGGACCCTGCGCAGAGGCACCGCCAGCTGGCCAAGCTGCTGTACGTCCACATGTTGGGCTACCCCGCCCACTTTGGACAG ATGGAGTGTCTGAAATTGATCGCCTCCCCCAGATTCACAGACAAGAGGGTGGGCTACCTGGGGGCCATGCTTCTGTTGGATGAGAGGCACGATGCCCACCTACTCATTACCAACAGCATCAAGAA CGACCTGAGCCAGGGCTTTCATCCAGTACAAGGGCTGGCCCTGTGCACTCTGAGCGCCATGGGCTCCGCTGACATGTGCCGGGACCTGCTCCCAGAGGTGGAGAAGCTGCTGCTGGAGCCCAGCCCCTACGTGCGGAAGAAG GCTATCCTGACCGCAGTGCACATGATCCGGAAAGCCCCCGAGCTCTCTAGTGTCTTCCTCCCGCCCTGCACCCAACTGCTTCAAGAGCACCACCATG gcatCCTGCTGACCACCATGACACTGATCACTGAGCTCTGTGAACGAAGCCCTGCAGCCCTCAGGCACTTCCGAAag GTGGTGCCCCAACTGGTGCAAATCCTCCGGACCCTCGTGACCACAGGCTACTCCACAGAACACAGCATCGCTGGAGTCAGCGACCCCTTCCTGCAG CCCCGTGCCCCTTTCTCTAggctctcttctgcctttcaaccTTTAATCCAACCACAGGTGCAGATACTTCGTCTACTTCGCATTCTGGGCCGGAACCACGAGGAGAGCAGCGAGGCCATGAATGACTTGCTGGCCCAG GTGGCCACCAACACAGACACCAGCCGCAACGCGGGCAGCGCCATCCTGTTTGAGACAGTGCTCACCATCATGGACATCCATTCTGCAGCCGGCCTGCGG GTCCTAGCTGTCAACATTCTTGGCCGCTTCCTGCTCAACAGTGACAAGAACATTAG GTATGTGGCCCTGACGtcgctgctgcggctggtgcagtCCGACCATGGGGCTGTGCAGCGGCACCGGCCCACGGTGGTGGAGTGTCTGCAGGAAACCGACGCCTCCCTCAGCCG GCGGGCCCTGGAGCTGAGCTTGGCCCTGGTGAATAGCTCCAATGTGCGAGCCATGATGCGGGAGCTGCAGGCCTTCCTGGAGTCCTGCCCGCCTGATCTCCGGGCCGACTGTGCCTCGGGCATCCTGCTGGCTGCGGAAAG GTTCGCTCCAAGCAAACGGTGGCACATAGACACCATCCTGCACGTACTGACAACG GCAGGCACCCATGTGCGTGATGACGCAGTGGCCAACCTGATCCAGCTGATTGGGGGGGCCCGGGAGTTACACGCCTACTCAGTGTGCCGCCTCTACAGTGCCCTGGCAAATGATATCTCCCAG CAACCGCTGGTGCAAGTGGCAGCCTGGTGCATCGGGGAATACGGGGACCTCTTATTAGAGGGGAACTGCGAGGAAACTGAGCCCCTTCAG GTGGAAGAAGAGGAGGTGTTGGCACTGTTGGAAAAGGTGCTGCAGTCCCATCTGTCCCTGCCGGCCACCAGAGCCTACGCCCTCACGGCCCTCATGAAGCTCAGCACCCGGTTCCGCGGGGACAACAA CCGCATCCGCCAGGTGGTGTCCATCTACGGGAGCTGTGTGGACGTGGAGCTGCAGCAGCGGGCTGTGGAGTATAACGCGCTCTTCCGGAAGTACGACCACATGAG GGCTGCCATTCTTGAAAGGATGCCCCTGGCGGAGCGAGGCGACACTCAGGtcgaagaggaagaagaggaaagcaACAAGGCTGCCCAGCTTTCGGAAGCCGCAGCCCCTGTGCCCACGGAGCCCCAG CTGCCATCCCCGACTGCAAAGCGTTTGAGCGTGATGGGGTACAGCTGA